The following proteins come from a genomic window of Synechococcus sp. NB0720_010:
- the speE gene encoding polyamine aminopropyltransferase: protein MADSAAPAPTPGWVDEIFDGVRYGLAGRVIAEEQSPFQTVTIIESERYGKGLLLDGCWMTAERQERHYHESIVHPALCSAAAVERVLVIGGGDGGTARECLRHTGVQHLDMVEIDGLVVEWSQQHLPSIGGGCWSDPRFHLTVGDGIAWAANAADASYDVVIVDGSDPAGPAEGLFNRAFFEQCRRILKPGGVFATQSESPEAFRQVHIDTVQVIREVFGHADPMYGWVPMYPSGWWSWTFAAIDGRRYLEPDPSRAAAVVDGCQIWSPRWQRGAFDAIPAAIERAINA, encoded by the coding sequence ATGGCCGACAGTGCCGCTCCCGCTCCAACCCCCGGCTGGGTGGACGAGATCTTTGATGGTGTCCGCTACGGACTAGCCGGGCGGGTGATCGCCGAAGAGCAATCCCCCTTCCAGACGGTCACCATCATCGAGAGCGAGCGCTACGGCAAGGGCCTGCTGCTTGACGGCTGCTGGATGACCGCCGAGCGCCAGGAGCGGCACTACCACGAATCGATCGTGCACCCGGCGCTCTGCAGCGCCGCAGCGGTGGAGCGGGTGCTGGTGATTGGCGGTGGCGACGGCGGCACCGCCCGCGAGTGCCTGCGCCACACCGGCGTGCAGCACCTGGACATGGTCGAGATCGACGGACTGGTGGTGGAGTGGAGCCAGCAGCACCTGCCCTCCATCGGCGGAGGCTGCTGGAGCGATCCGCGCTTCCACCTGACCGTGGGCGACGGGATCGCCTGGGCCGCCAATGCCGCTGACGCCAGTTACGACGTGGTGATCGTCGATGGCTCCGATCCCGCTGGCCCCGCTGAAGGCCTCTTCAACCGGGCCTTCTTCGAGCAGTGCCGCCGCATCCTCAAGCCCGGTGGCGTCTTCGCCACCCAGAGCGAATCCCCCGAGGCCTTCCGTCAGGTCCACATCGACACCGTCCAGGTGATCCGCGAGGTCTTTGGCCATGCCGATCCGATGTACGGCTGGGTGCCGATGTACCCGAGCGGCTGGTGGAGTTGGACCTTCGCCGCCATCGACGGCCGCCGCTATCTGGAGCCGGATCCCTCCCGCGCCGCGGCCGTGGTCGATGGCTGCCAGATCTGGAGTCCCCGCTGGCAGCGCGGCGCCTTTGACGCCATCCCCGCCGCCATCGAACGCGCGATCAACGCATGA
- a CDS encoding Coq4 family protein, whose amino-acid sequence MGFRYLDRLASPEQIQGFLGLMDLAAGGGESAQNVFELSHRLRDSNPMKLCRKRLARDPEAERLIQTRQLSGPYDPAALKALPKGSLGHTYATVLGALGYDINFFPEPSFFSNLETDADYINYRVYATHDLHHILTGFSLDNFGELGVISVSVAQFSHPGLAFTDLMSLLLNWFRDDTPIDELESHADKAHTTAYAFGRISEGLEMGANAQPLFAQPWEALMPRNLEDLRRELQIDAVTSGPWSWQSRPELIEALKA is encoded by the coding sequence ATGGGTTTTCGCTACCTCGATCGCCTGGCCAGCCCCGAGCAAATCCAGGGCTTTCTGGGCTTGATGGACCTGGCGGCTGGAGGAGGGGAGTCAGCCCAGAACGTCTTTGAGCTCTCCCACCGGCTGCGGGACTCCAACCCGATGAAGCTCTGCCGCAAGCGCCTGGCCCGCGATCCCGAAGCCGAGCGGCTGATCCAAACCCGGCAGCTCAGCGGGCCCTACGACCCAGCGGCCCTGAAAGCCCTGCCCAAAGGCAGCCTGGGTCACACCTACGCAACCGTGCTCGGGGCGCTGGGCTACGACATCAACTTCTTCCCCGAGCCCAGCTTCTTCAGCAATCTCGAGACCGACGCCGACTACATCAACTACCGGGTCTATGCGACCCACGACCTGCACCACATCCTCACCGGCTTCAGCCTGGACAACTTCGGCGAATTGGGGGTGATCAGCGTCAGCGTCGCCCAGTTCTCCCACCCAGGATTGGCCTTCACCGACTTGATGTCCCTGCTGCTGAATTGGTTCAGGGATGACACCCCGATCGACGAGCTGGAAAGCCACGCCGACAAGGCCCACACCACGGCCTATGCCTTTGGCCGCATCAGTGAAGGGCTGGAGATGGGTGCCAACGCCCAACCCCTCTTTGCCCAGCCCTGGGAAGCTCTGATGCCCCGCAACCTGGAGGACCTGCGCCGGGAGCTGCAGATCGACGCCGTCACCAGCGGCCCCTGGAGCTGGCAGAGCCGCCCTGAGCTCATCGAGGCCCTCAAGGCCTAG
- the mazG gene encoding nucleoside triphosphate pyrophosphohydrolase, whose protein sequence is MQIPHDALQELIAVVAKLRDPDGGCPWDLEQTHQSLVPYVLEEAHEVADAIRHGDDAHLKEELGDLLLQVVLHAQIAQEEQRFDLEAIAQGISEKLIRRHPHVFGDGIAKDSAAVKDTWEAIKASEKGEAPPSASPLSDRLAGKVRGQGALAGAMTISKKAAKAGFEWDDMNGVWEKVHEELDELKEAVASGDKRHAQEELGDVLFTLVNVARWCGIEPEEGLAGTNRRFLDRFSRVEAALGGDLQGRSIRELEGLWQQAKAQIRQEQQDAV, encoded by the coding sequence CTGCAGATTCCCCACGACGCCCTCCAAGAGCTGATCGCGGTGGTCGCCAAGCTGCGCGATCCCGATGGGGGCTGCCCCTGGGACCTGGAGCAAACCCACCAGTCCCTCGTGCCCTATGTGCTCGAGGAGGCCCACGAGGTGGCCGACGCCATCCGCCACGGGGATGACGCCCACCTCAAAGAGGAACTCGGCGATCTACTGCTGCAGGTGGTCCTCCATGCCCAGATCGCCCAGGAGGAGCAGCGCTTCGATCTCGAGGCCATCGCCCAGGGAATCAGCGAGAAATTGATCCGCCGCCACCCCCACGTCTTTGGCGATGGCATCGCCAAAGACAGCGCCGCGGTCAAGGACACCTGGGAGGCCATCAAGGCCAGCGAAAAAGGAGAGGCTCCGCCCTCCGCCAGTCCCCTGAGCGATCGCCTGGCGGGCAAGGTGCGCGGCCAAGGCGCCCTGGCCGGAGCGATGACCATCTCCAAGAAAGCCGCCAAGGCGGGCTTCGAATGGGATGACATGAACGGTGTCTGGGAGAAGGTCCACGAGGAGCTCGATGAGCTCAAGGAAGCCGTGGCCTCAGGGGACAAGCGCCACGCCCAGGAGGAACTCGGTGATGTCCTGTTCACCCTGGTGAACGTGGCGCGCTGGTGCGGAATCGAACCCGAGGAGGGCCTCGCGGGCACCAACCGGCGCTTCCTCGATCGCTTCTCCCGCGTCGAAGCCGCCCTGGGGGGCGATCTTCAGGGCCGCAGCATCCGCGAACTCGAGGGTCTTTGGCAGCAGGCCAAGGCCCAGATCCGCCAGGAGCAGCAGGACGCGGTCTGA
- a CDS encoding AraC family transcriptional regulator produces MQAKLIVAVHDPLLSTLPLGVSHSDQSFSLNPLVLADAIPEVFSRGNHGNQPNVDFPCADFSLTALGQLPVVASRQTPSIINEDETGKTSTLAICLAGDEVEYREGQYQVKIRPKSAFLNPRHGGTATTGYLSGIYCQIDHERLNTTIRTINPEKTPISLDKPFLLEGSRSSRITSFFSFIDSLLAESQALPDTLCLDDTLYRMLALSLLEEETTERYSFSNINKNWNWKLDHLIDYIRANSHLPLSMTDLERVSNYSSRQLQYSFKAKLNCSPMQFVRSQRLSNALAKLQSKEPGTTVASTARECGYRSTQHFSRDFQNRFGMNPSAVLRHNSSL; encoded by the coding sequence TTGCAGGCGAAGCTGATAGTGGCAGTTCATGACCCTCTACTCAGCACGCTACCCCTTGGGGTTTCACATTCCGACCAAAGCTTCTCCCTCAACCCCCTCGTTCTAGCTGACGCAATCCCCGAGGTCTTCAGTCGCGGGAACCATGGAAACCAACCGAATGTCGATTTTCCATGCGCCGACTTCTCCTTAACCGCCCTGGGACAGCTTCCGGTCGTCGCGTCCAGACAAACACCTTCAATCATTAACGAAGACGAGACCGGCAAGACGAGCACTCTGGCGATTTGCCTTGCGGGGGACGAAGTGGAATACCGCGAAGGACAGTATCAAGTCAAAATTCGGCCTAAAAGCGCATTTTTAAACCCTAGGCATGGCGGAACAGCCACCACTGGCTACCTATCGGGGATTTACTGCCAGATCGACCATGAAAGACTAAACACCACAATCCGTACGATTAACCCCGAGAAGACGCCAATCAGCCTGGACAAGCCCTTCTTACTAGAAGGAAGCCGCAGCTCACGAATAACATCGTTTTTTTCCTTTATTGACTCTCTACTCGCAGAGAGCCAGGCACTCCCAGACACTCTATGCCTGGACGACACGCTTTACAGAATGCTAGCTCTTTCGCTTCTCGAGGAGGAGACTACGGAAAGATATAGCTTTAGCAATATCAATAAGAATTGGAACTGGAAACTCGACCACTTGATTGACTACATCAGGGCCAACAGCCACCTACCCCTGAGCATGACCGACCTCGAAAGAGTCAGCAATTACTCCTCCAGGCAGCTGCAGTACTCATTCAAAGCGAAGCTGAATTGCAGTCCCATGCAATTCGTCAGAAGCCAACGTTTGTCAAATGCGCTGGCAAAACTCCAATCCAAAGAACCCGGCACCACGGTCGCCAGCACCGCTCGTGAGTGCGGGTACAGAAGCACTCAGCACTTCTCAAGAGATTTTCAAAACAGATTTGGAATGAATCCGTCCGCAGTCCTAAGGCACAACAGCAGCCTCTAA
- a CDS encoding metal-binding protein, giving the protein MASGQQHDRATCWLALPYGLLWWPWLGPLGTVVSALAFLIGGLWLSPDLDTNSRPYQRWGPLRWLWWPYRKTLRHRSLLSHTPVVGTLVRVGYGLGIVLLLSGLLHPWGVPSSSEVLIWLKQQERLLWVALVGVEASAWLHLLQDGDPMPRRSRRRKPN; this is encoded by the coding sequence ATGGCCAGCGGCCAGCAACACGACCGCGCCACCTGCTGGCTGGCCCTGCCCTATGGGCTGCTCTGGTGGCCCTGGCTTGGACCGCTCGGAACGGTCGTCAGCGCCCTGGCCTTCCTGATCGGAGGCCTCTGGCTCTCCCCCGATCTCGACACCAACTCCCGGCCCTACCAACGCTGGGGCCCCCTGCGCTGGCTGTGGTGGCCCTACCGCAAGACCCTGCGCCATCGCTCGCTTCTGTCCCACACGCCGGTGGTCGGAACCCTGGTGCGGGTTGGCTATGGCCTCGGCATTGTCCTGCTGTTGAGCGGCCTGCTGCACCCCTGGGGAGTCCCCTCGAGCAGCGAAGTTCTGATCTGGCTCAAGCAGCAGGAGCGGCTGCTCTGGGTGGCCCTGGTTGGCGTCGAGGCCAGCGCCTGGCTGCACCTGCTGCAGGACGGTGATCCCATGCCACGCAGGTCAAGGCGCCGCAAACCCAATTGA
- a CDS encoding SulP family inorganic anion transporter produces the protein MTFALKEWWGKPHRDILSGLVVAFAMIPEAIAFSGIAGVDPRVGLFGAFMLSVTLAVFGGRTAMITSATGSTALLMTGLVEQGNALGEGMGLQYLLAAGVLTGVLQIAWGYLRLAHQMRFVPQPVMAGFVNALAILIFLAQLPQLGLDFFHPEKVAVTAGQLPAVWGLMALTLVIIYVMPRFTKVVPSALVAILISTGISIRMGLDVPTVSSLGTLPSGLPQFGIPQVPFTTGTLGLILPTALAISLVGLMETFLTQDILDDVTDSSSHKNQEARGQGIGNIVSSFFGGMAGCALVGQSVMNVGYGGRTRLSTLTSGVSLLAMILLASQWVNQIPMATLVGVMVMIAINTANWDSIRSIRRIPKSDTSVMLLTVVVTVLTHNLAVGLLSGVALAGILFSRKVAKVIEVSSEQSGSEHRIYRVRGQLFFVSSIYFRQGFELHEHPARVTIDMGEAHIWDQSGVTALDQVIRKLKLGGSQVEVINLNQESTDLFARIGVAEEAGGRGGELSSAH, from the coding sequence ATGACTTTCGCCCTCAAAGAATGGTGGGGCAAACCCCATCGGGACATCCTCTCGGGCCTGGTGGTGGCCTTCGCGATGATCCCCGAGGCGATCGCCTTCTCCGGAATCGCCGGCGTGGATCCGCGGGTGGGTCTCTTTGGCGCCTTCATGCTCTCGGTGACCTTGGCGGTCTTCGGCGGGCGCACCGCGATGATCACCTCGGCCACGGGCTCCACCGCCCTGCTGATGACCGGGCTGGTGGAGCAGGGCAACGCCCTCGGCGAAGGCATGGGCCTGCAGTACCTGCTGGCGGCCGGGGTCCTGACGGGAGTCCTGCAGATCGCTTGGGGCTATCTACGGCTCGCCCACCAGATGCGCTTCGTGCCGCAACCGGTGATGGCGGGCTTCGTCAATGCCCTGGCAATCCTGATCTTCCTGGCCCAGCTTCCTCAGCTCGGCCTTGATTTCTTCCACCCCGAGAAGGTGGCGGTGACCGCGGGGCAGCTGCCGGCGGTCTGGGGCCTGATGGCCCTGACCCTGGTGATCATCTACGTGATGCCGCGCTTCACCAAGGTCGTGCCATCGGCCCTGGTGGCGATCCTGATCTCGACGGGGATCTCGATTCGCATGGGCCTGGATGTGCCCACAGTCAGCAGCCTCGGCACCCTGCCCAGCGGCCTTCCTCAATTCGGGATCCCGCAGGTTCCCTTCACCACGGGCACCCTGGGCCTGATCCTTCCGACCGCCCTGGCCATCTCCCTGGTGGGTCTGATGGAGACCTTCTTGACCCAGGACATCCTCGACGACGTCACCGACAGCTCGTCCCACAAAAACCAGGAAGCCCGCGGCCAGGGCATCGGCAACATCGTCAGTTCGTTCTTCGGCGGCATGGCCGGCTGCGCCCTGGTGGGCCAGTCGGTGATGAACGTGGGCTATGGCGGCCGCACCCGCCTCTCCACCCTCACCTCGGGCGTGAGCCTGCTGGCGATGATCCTGCTGGCCAGCCAATGGGTGAATCAGATCCCGATGGCCACCCTGGTTGGGGTGATGGTGATGATCGCCATCAACACCGCCAACTGGGATTCAATCCGCAGCATCCGCCGCATCCCCAAGAGCGACACCTCGGTGATGCTGCTGACTGTGGTGGTGACCGTGCTGACCCACAACCTGGCGGTAGGCCTGCTCTCCGGTGTGGCCCTGGCGGGGATCCTCTTCAGCCGCAAGGTGGCCAAGGTGATCGAGGTCAGCAGCGAGCAGAGCGGCAGCGAGCACCGCATCTACCGCGTCCGCGGTCAGCTGTTCTTCGTCAGCAGCATCTACTTCCGCCAGGGCTTTGAGCTGCACGAGCATCCCGCTCGCGTCACCATCGACATGGGCGAGGCCCACATCTGGGATCAAAGCGGCGTGACCGCCCTTGATCAGGTCATCCGCAAGCTCAAGCTCGGCGGCAGCCAGGTCGAGGTGATCAACCTCAACCAAGAAAGCACCGATCTCTTCGCCCGCATCGGTGTGGCGGAAGAGGCCGGCGGACGCGGCGGGGAGCTGTCCTCAGCCCACTAG
- a CDS encoding oxidoreductase codes for MPWTAAEIPDQRGRTALITGANSGLGLESARALAAKGARVLLACRSLEKANAAAAALRSDTGGELIPLELDLADLESVRRAAAQVEQLDLLLNNAGVMAPPRTLSRQGFELQFAVNHLGHVALTQALLPLLKQSPSGRVVHVSSGAAYFGRIAFDDLQGETRYRPWDAYGQSKLANAMTALELQRQLEQESSSVLSLVAHPGLARTNLQPTSVASKNAKLEGLAYRLMDPLFQSAAMGALPQLFAATAPEAKAGVFYGPGGFGNLRGYPTSCRMPPQALDATACARLRSVSAALIGSAPAGGSL; via the coding sequence GTGCCCTGGACCGCCGCTGAGATTCCCGATCAACGGGGGCGGACCGCCCTGATCACCGGGGCCAACAGCGGCCTGGGACTGGAGAGTGCCCGGGCCCTCGCCGCCAAGGGGGCCCGCGTGCTGCTGGCCTGCCGCAGCCTCGAGAAAGCCAACGCTGCCGCCGCGGCCCTGCGCTCGGACACCGGCGGAGAGCTGATCCCGCTGGAACTGGACCTGGCGGATCTGGAGAGCGTGCGGCGGGCCGCCGCCCAGGTGGAGCAGCTGGACCTGCTGCTGAATAACGCCGGAGTGATGGCGCCGCCCCGGACCCTGAGCCGCCAGGGCTTCGAGCTGCAATTCGCGGTCAACCACCTGGGCCACGTCGCCTTGACCCAGGCCCTGCTGCCCCTGCTGAAGCAGAGCCCCAGTGGACGGGTGGTGCATGTGAGTTCCGGTGCGGCCTACTTCGGCCGGATCGCGTTCGATGACCTGCAGGGCGAGACGCGCTACAGGCCTTGGGATGCCTACGGCCAAAGCAAGCTCGCCAACGCCATGACGGCCCTGGAGCTGCAACGCCAGCTCGAGCAGGAGAGCTCCAGCGTGCTCTCGCTGGTGGCACACCCGGGCCTGGCCCGCACCAACCTGCAGCCCACCTCCGTGGCCTCGAAAAACGCCAAGCTCGAGGGACTGGCCTACCGCCTGATGGACCCGCTCTTCCAGAGCGCCGCCATGGGGGCCCTGCCTCAGCTCTTTGCCGCGACCGCGCCGGAGGCAAAGGCCGGGGTGTTCTACGGACCAGGCGGCTTCGGGAACCTGCGGGGCTATCCCACCAGCTGCCGCATGCCCCCTCAAGCGCTAGACGCCACGGCCTGCGCACGCCTCAGGTCGGTCAGTGCAGCACTGATAGGGTCGGCCCCAGCGGGCGGTTCCCTGTAG
- a CDS encoding class I SAM-dependent methyltransferase produces the protein MASDYVLGTHQSELERLRFQHELWSPISQAAWARACIQSGQHLLDLGAGPGFAAADLAALVGPSGRVLGLELSADYVAEAQALARRSGFDQLEVRQHDLLKDPWPQEQFDLAWCRWLAMFLPDLEPLLAGLGQCIRPGGQVLFHEYVHWDTFALHPGAEAIARFGQACQRSFRAAGGDPDVNRRLPSLLTARGWSIKELRPLPVLGPQGSMAAQWLERFVAVYGLQLQRLGLWSAADQTAALGQIQAAASDPGSFWVGPTVLELRARRLGP, from the coding sequence ATGGCCTCGGACTACGTCCTGGGGACCCACCAGAGCGAACTGGAACGCCTGCGCTTTCAGCACGAGCTCTGGTCTCCCATCAGCCAAGCCGCCTGGGCTCGGGCCTGCATCCAGAGCGGGCAGCACCTGCTCGACCTCGGAGCCGGTCCAGGTTTTGCTGCAGCCGATCTCGCTGCCCTCGTCGGACCCAGCGGCCGTGTCCTGGGCCTGGAGCTCAGCGCTGACTACGTCGCCGAGGCCCAAGCCCTGGCGCGCCGAAGCGGCTTCGATCAGCTGGAGGTCCGCCAACACGATCTGCTGAAGGATCCCTGGCCCCAAGAGCAGTTCGATCTCGCCTGGTGCCGCTGGCTGGCGATGTTCCTGCCGGACCTGGAACCGCTCCTGGCGGGCCTGGGGCAATGCATCCGCCCCGGCGGCCAGGTGCTGTTCCACGAGTACGTCCACTGGGACACCTTCGCCCTGCACCCCGGGGCCGAAGCGATTGCTCGCTTTGGTCAGGCCTGCCAGCGGAGTTTCCGCGCGGCCGGCGGTGATCCGGATGTGAACCGCAGGCTGCCGTCGCTGCTGACGGCGCGGGGCTGGAGCATCAAAGAGCTGCGCCCCCTGCCCGTGCTCGGCCCCCAAGGCTCGATGGCGGCGCAGTGGCTGGAGCGCTTTGTCGCGGTCTACGGGCTGCAGCTGCAACGCCTCGGGCTCTGGAGCGCTGCGGACCAAACCGCAGCACTCGGGCAGATCCAGGCGGCCGCCTCGGATCCCGGCAGTTTCTGGGTCGGACCCACGGTGCTGGAGCTGCGGGCGAGACGATTGGGGCCGTAG